A section of the Agrococcus sp. SGAir0287 genome encodes:
- a CDS encoding NUDIX hydrolase, whose translation MVDADDALPAAATVVLLRDADDPVLPGTEALLLRRPDRGSFAGAWVFPGGRVDESDAGDDEDARALSAAIRETREETGLELAAGDLAALSHWTPPEETSRRYRTWFFLARAPQAEVAANPGEIEEHRWLRPEDALDAHAEGDLLLFPPTWVTLHALVGAASVDDALEGVRAAGVDRYVTRHDAAGARFLWHGDEAYDGADETLDGPRHRLLTAEPRWRYERR comes from the coding sequence ATGGTCGACGCCGACGACGCTCTGCCCGCCGCCGCGACGGTCGTGCTGCTGCGCGACGCCGACGACCCCGTGCTGCCCGGCACCGAGGCGCTGCTGCTGCGTCGCCCCGACCGCGGCTCCTTCGCCGGGGCCTGGGTCTTCCCCGGCGGCCGCGTCGACGAGTCGGACGCCGGCGACGACGAGGATGCGCGGGCGCTGTCGGCCGCCATCCGCGAGACGCGCGAGGAGACGGGCCTCGAGCTCGCGGCCGGCGACCTGGCCGCCCTGTCGCACTGGACCCCGCCCGAGGAGACGAGCAGGCGCTACCGCACGTGGTTCTTCCTCGCGCGGGCGCCGCAGGCGGAGGTCGCGGCGAATCCGGGCGAGATCGAGGAGCACCGGTGGCTGCGCCCCGAGGATGCGCTCGACGCCCACGCGGAGGGCGATCTGCTGCTCTTCCCGCCCACGTGGGTCACGCTGCACGCGCTCGTGGGCGCCGCATCCGTCGACGACGCGCTCGAGGGCGTGCGCGCAGCGGGCGTCGACCGGTACGTGACGCGGCACGACGCCGCCGGCGCTCGATTCCTGTGGCACGGCGACGAGGCCTACGACGGGGCCGACGAGACGCTCGACGGCCCGCGCCACCGGCTGCTGACGGCCGAGCCGCGGTGGCGCTACGAGCGCCGCTGA
- a CDS encoding prenyltransferase gives MIGRLVASSRPLSWINTAFPFAAAYVIATGRIDVALVVGTVFFLVPYNLAMYGINDVFDYPSDLRNPRKGGVEGALLAPELHRPTLVASAVVCAPFVIALVVLGSWPSWIVLAVSLAAVVAYSAPPLRTKERPFLDSMTSSTHFVSPAVYGLVLAGATWTPQLVALLAAFFLWGMASHAFGAVQDVVPDREGGIASIATVLGAARTTRLAIGLWIGAGALMLLTGWPGVVAAVLAVPYVIAAWPYRSVSDADSGRANGGWRWFLGINYACGFVVTMLCIAYALTR, from the coding sequence GTGATCGGTCGGCTCGTCGCATCCTCGCGGCCGCTGTCCTGGATCAACACGGCCTTCCCGTTCGCTGCGGCGTACGTGATCGCCACGGGCCGCATCGACGTCGCGCTCGTCGTCGGCACCGTCTTCTTCCTCGTGCCGTACAACCTCGCGATGTACGGCATCAACGACGTCTTCGACTACCCCTCCGACCTGCGCAACCCGCGCAAGGGTGGCGTCGAGGGCGCGCTGCTCGCGCCCGAGCTGCATCGCCCGACGCTCGTCGCCTCCGCCGTCGTGTGCGCGCCGTTCGTCATCGCGCTCGTCGTGCTCGGGTCGTGGCCGTCGTGGATCGTGCTCGCGGTGAGCCTCGCAGCGGTCGTCGCGTACTCGGCGCCGCCGCTGCGCACGAAGGAGCGGCCCTTCCTCGACTCGATGACCTCGTCGACCCACTTCGTCTCGCCCGCGGTCTACGGCCTCGTGCTCGCGGGTGCCACCTGGACGCCGCAGCTCGTCGCACTGCTCGCCGCGTTCTTCCTCTGGGGCATGGCGAGCCACGCGTTCGGGGCCGTGCAGGACGTCGTGCCGGACCGCGAGGGCGGCATCGCGTCGATCGCGACGGTGCTCGGCGCCGCCCGCACGACGCGGCTCGCGATCGGGCTGTGGATCGGGGCGGGCGCGCTCATGCTGCTCACGGGCTGGCCGGGCGTCGTCGCCGCGGTGCTCGCCGTGCCGTACGTCATCGCCGCGTGGCCGTACCGATCGGTGTCGGATGCCGACTCGGGTCGTGCGAACGGCGGTTGGCGCTGGTTCCTCGGCATCAACTACGCGTGCGGCTTCGTCGTCACGATGCTCTGCATCGCATACGCGCTCACCCGCTGA
- a CDS encoding lycopene cyclase domain-containing protein yields MTYLLLIAIFGAASLALLLVARRRLAPRSVQALLAAFVALSVLTIVFDSLMIAADLFSYGPGTTGILLWLAPIEDLAYPAVALLVGVAVWSLVPARPRAGTADEAEERA; encoded by the coding sequence GTGACCTACCTGCTGCTCATCGCGATCTTCGGCGCCGCATCCCTCGCGCTGCTGCTCGTCGCGCGTCGTCGGCTCGCGCCCCGATCCGTGCAGGCGCTGCTCGCCGCGTTCGTCGCGCTGTCGGTGCTGACGATCGTCTTCGACTCGCTCATGATCGCCGCCGACCTGTTCTCGTACGGCCCCGGCACGACGGGCATCCTGCTGTGGCTCGCGCCGATCGAGGACCTCGCCTACCCTGCGGTCGCGCTGCTCGTCGGCGTCGCGGTGTGGTCGCTCGTGCCTGCCAGGCCGCGCGCGGGCACGGCGGACGAGGCAGAGGAGCGGGCGTGA
- a CDS encoding lycopene cyclase domain-containing protein: protein MTLLSFAYLGALLASMGGVALLDRRWRLALWHDPRRTLAAVAASTLVLLVWDLVAISIDLFRLGESAGMTGIELAPHLPIEEPVFLVFLSYLAIVAWRGAMRVLAARRPRTGPAS, encoded by the coding sequence GTGACGCTGCTGTCGTTCGCCTACCTCGGCGCGCTGCTGGCGTCGATGGGGGGCGTGGCCCTCCTCGACCGCCGCTGGCGGCTCGCGCTGTGGCACGATCCGCGGCGCACGCTCGCCGCCGTCGCCGCGTCGACGCTCGTGCTGCTCGTCTGGGATCTCGTCGCGATCTCGATCGACCTGTTCCGTCTCGGCGAGAGCGCAGGCATGACCGGCATCGAGCTCGCGCCGCACCTGCCGATCGAGGAGCCCGTCTTCCTCGTCTTCCTCTCCTACCTCGCGATCGTCGCGTGGCGCGGGGCGATGCGCGTCCTCGCGGCGCGGCGACCGCGCACGGGGCCGGCGTCGTGA
- the crtI gene encoding phytoene desaturase family protein, translating to MVGARRTGAHARRRAVVIGGGIAGLHSAALLARDGHDVTLLEQRDAVGGRMGTWRSEGFTFDTGPSWLLMGSVFEHAFRMLGTTMERELDVVRLDPAYRVWHEGGAPIELRSERADAEATFEAIEPGAGAALGAYLDSAERVAELAVGGLLYNRFESPASLRGTGVVGEAATLTRLLLEPLSRRIERTVHDERLQQILGYPAVFLGTNPYAAPSMYHLMSHFDLVDGVGYPVGGFGTIVDAFARLARAHGATIETNARVTSIRVVDGRAVGVEVDRGAGTESLDADVVVAASDMHALETRLLPERFHAHGERRWERATPGPSAVLVLLGVEGRLPELAHHSLLFTKDWRTGFQALDGTVPWPGGDANIYVCAPSRTDATVAPEGSENLFVLVPLPADASIGHGGIDGAGDAAVERIADDAIAQIASWTGATDLADRIRVRRTIGPADFVEWFDAWRGTALGPAHTLRQSAFLRGSTAYKGVDGLLTAGQSTVPGIGMPMCLISAELVLKHVRGDRSVGPLPEPPLDEEERAEGTAS from the coding sequence ATGGTCGGCGCACGTCGCACGGGGGCGCACGCGCGCCGTCGCGCCGTCGTCATCGGCGGCGGCATCGCGGGGCTGCACTCCGCCGCCCTCCTCGCGCGCGACGGCCATGACGTGACGCTGCTCGAGCAGCGCGACGCGGTCGGCGGTCGCATGGGCACGTGGCGCAGCGAGGGGTTCACCTTCGACACGGGGCCGTCGTGGCTGCTCATGGGCTCCGTGTTCGAGCATGCCTTCCGCATGCTGGGCACGACGATGGAGCGCGAGCTCGACGTCGTACGACTCGACCCCGCATACCGCGTGTGGCATGAAGGGGGCGCGCCGATCGAGCTGCGCTCGGAGCGCGCCGATGCCGAAGCGACGTTCGAGGCGATCGAGCCCGGCGCAGGCGCTGCGCTCGGCGCGTACCTCGACTCGGCGGAGCGCGTCGCCGAGCTCGCGGTCGGCGGCCTGCTCTACAACCGGTTCGAGTCACCCGCATCGCTGCGCGGCACGGGCGTCGTCGGCGAGGCGGCGACGCTGACGCGCCTGCTGCTCGAGCCGCTCTCGCGCCGCATCGAGCGCACGGTGCACGACGAGCGGCTGCAGCAGATCCTCGGCTACCCCGCCGTCTTCCTCGGCACGAATCCGTATGCGGCACCGAGCATGTACCACCTCATGAGCCACTTCGACCTCGTCGACGGCGTCGGCTATCCCGTCGGAGGGTTCGGCACGATCGTCGACGCGTTCGCGCGGCTCGCGCGAGCGCACGGCGCGACGATCGAGACGAACGCGCGCGTCACGAGCATCCGCGTCGTCGACGGCCGTGCCGTGGGCGTCGAGGTCGACCGAGGGGCCGGTACGGAGTCGCTCGACGCGGACGTCGTCGTCGCCGCATCCGACATGCACGCGCTCGAGACGCGACTGCTGCCCGAGCGCTTCCACGCCCATGGCGAGCGCCGCTGGGAGCGGGCGACGCCCGGGCCGAGCGCCGTGCTCGTGCTGCTGGGCGTCGAGGGTCGCCTGCCCGAGCTCGCCCACCACTCGCTGCTGTTCACGAAGGACTGGCGCACGGGCTTCCAGGCGCTCGACGGCACCGTGCCGTGGCCGGGCGGCGACGCGAACATCTACGTGTGCGCGCCGAGCCGCACCGACGCGACCGTGGCACCGGAGGGCTCGGAGAACCTCTTCGTGCTCGTGCCGCTGCCCGCGGACGCCTCCATCGGCCACGGCGGCATCGACGGCGCCGGCGACGCCGCCGTCGAGCGCATCGCCGACGACGCCATCGCGCAGATCGCATCCTGGACGGGCGCGACCGATCTCGCAGACCGGATCCGCGTGCGCCGCACGATCGGCCCGGCGGACTTCGTCGAGTGGTTCGACGCCTGGCGCGGCACCGCGCTCGGGCCGGCGCACACGCTGCGGCAGTCGGCCTTCCTGCGCGGCTCGACGGCGTACAAGGGCGTCGACGGGCTGCTCACCGCCGGCCAGTCGACCGTGCCCGGCATCGGCATGCCCATGTGCCTCATCTCGGCGGAGCTCGTGCTGAAGCACGTGCGGGGCGACCGCTCGGTCGGCCCGCTGCCCGAGCCGCCGCTCGACGAGGAGGAGCGCGCGGAGGGCACCGCCTCGTGA
- a CDS encoding phytoene/squalene synthase family protein, which yields MAEETGLELYARTARRSAALVIRDYSTSFGLASRLLTPEVRWQIGAIYGVVRLADEVVDGPAEAAGVPVDERRTMLDALEREVEASLERRFSTNLLVHAFQDAASVAAFGPELTRPFFASMRRDLDPVDLTDEAELDAYVYGSAEVVGLMCLAAFLADAPPPADVRERLDEGARALGSAFQRVNFVRDLAADADGLGRRYLPQLDPAHPTEEAKHAVLDRIDADLATAEATLPLLPRDARRAVGAAHGLFAALSRRLRTTPADRLRRERVRVPGPEKLRILAAAAVR from the coding sequence ATGGCCGAGGAGACCGGGCTCGAGCTCTACGCCCGCACCGCGCGCCGCTCGGCCGCTCTCGTCATCCGCGACTACTCGACGTCCTTCGGCCTCGCGTCGCGGCTGCTGACGCCCGAGGTCCGTTGGCAGATCGGTGCGATCTACGGCGTCGTGCGCCTCGCGGACGAGGTCGTCGACGGCCCGGCGGAGGCGGCGGGCGTGCCGGTCGACGAGCGCCGCACGATGCTCGATGCGCTCGAGCGCGAGGTCGAGGCCTCGCTCGAGCGTCGCTTCTCGACGAACCTGCTCGTGCACGCGTTCCAGGACGCCGCGTCGGTCGCCGCGTTCGGTCCCGAGCTCACGCGCCCCTTCTTCGCCTCCATGCGCCGCGACCTCGACCCCGTCGACCTCACCGACGAGGCCGAGCTCGACGCGTACGTGTACGGCTCGGCCGAGGTCGTCGGGCTCATGTGCCTCGCGGCGTTCCTCGCGGACGCTCCGCCGCCCGCCGACGTGCGCGAGCGGCTCGACGAGGGTGCGCGCGCCCTCGGCTCGGCCTTCCAGCGCGTCAACTTCGTCCGCGACCTCGCGGCGGATGCCGACGGCCTCGGCCGCCGCTACCTGCCGCAGCTCGACCCCGCGCATCCGACCGAGGAGGCGAAGCACGCCGTGCTCGACCGCATCGACGCCGACCTGGCGACCGCCGAGGCGACCCTGCCGCTGCTCCCGCGCGACGCGCGGCGCGCCGTGGGTGCCGCGCACGGGCTCTTCGCCGCGCTGTCGCGCCGCCTGCGCACGACGCCCGCCGATCGGCTGCGCCGAGAGCGCGTCCGTGTGCCGGGGCCCGAGAAGCTGCGCATCCTCGCCGCGGCGGCGGTGCGCTGA
- the idi gene encoding isopentenyl-diphosphate Delta-isomerase, which produces MEEPVELVVLVDDDGTPIGSHPKATVHTTDTPLHLAFSCHVRNEAGEVLVSRRALTKRTWPGVWTNAFCGHPAPGEDMEEAVRRRARDELGLELGPLASILPDFRYRAVDAGGIVEHEICPVFEAVALAEPLPDPDEVAEVAWVAPAALRAAVAGAPFAFSPWLVWQLEELGRDLAAEPA; this is translated from the coding sequence ATGGAGGAACCGGTCGAGCTCGTGGTGCTGGTCGACGACGACGGCACGCCCATCGGCAGCCATCCGAAGGCCACCGTCCACACGACGGACACCCCGCTCCACCTCGCGTTCTCGTGCCACGTGCGCAACGAGGCCGGCGAGGTGCTCGTCTCCCGTCGTGCGCTGACGAAGCGCACGTGGCCGGGGGTGTGGACGAACGCCTTCTGCGGGCATCCCGCGCCCGGCGAGGACATGGAGGAGGCGGTGCGCCGTCGCGCTCGCGACGAGCTGGGGCTCGAGCTCGGTCCGCTCGCGTCGATCCTCCCCGACTTCCGCTACCGCGCCGTCGATGCGGGCGGCATCGTCGAGCACGAGATCTGCCCCGTGTTCGAGGCCGTCGCGCTCGCCGAGCCGCTGCCCGACCCCGACGAGGTCGCGGAGGTCGCCTGGGTGGCGCCCGCCGCCCTCCGCGCCGCCGTCGCCGGGGCGCCGTTCGCGTTCAGCCCGTGGCTCGTCTGGCAGCTCGAGGAGCTCGGCCGGGACCTCGCCGCGGAGCCCGCGTGA